TGTAGAAACCGCTCCCGTGGCAGGGACACTTGAACTTGTTCTCCGCCTCGAGCCAGTTGGGAGTGCATCCGAGATGCGTGCAAATCGCCAGGAGCGAATACATCTCGGTCTCGTTTCGCACGACCCAGACGCGGAACTTCTCCTTGAACCGCGTATCGACCACTCCGACCGCGAAGTCGCTGGGGAAGCCCACCTTGAACGTGGAAGGCGGCTCGGTCAACACGTTGGGAAACATGAACCGCCCCATGGCGGTGAGTCCGGCGGCGGTCGAGGCGGCGAAAAATGTCCAGGCGAGAGCGAGCCAGTTGAACTGTCGTCTCGTGACTTCCTTCGTCTCTTTTCTTGAGGGCTTGGCGGGTTTCTCTTCGACCGGTTCGGCTTGTTCTTGTTCGTCCTTGGCCATTAAGTCTACCTGAGTTCGAGGAGCTTTCGTTTTGGCGTGTCCGCCGTTCGAGCGGTTCGAGTCAATCGGAACATTCTAGTCACCCACCTCAAAAAGTGTCAAGACAGGAGCGAGAATGGAGCCGTTCAACTCGTTTCATCTCCCCCACTTATGGCGTCGGTTTTTTCTGACCCTCGAGCGCGTCGATCGCCGTTCTCCTGATTCCCACGTGGGGGTCCGAGTCAGAGATGGCGCGGAGCCTCTCGGTGAGCCGGTCGCCGCCGAGTCTCGCCGACGCTTTGATCGCGCTTTCCATGGTCAGAAGCCTCTGAGCGTCGTCCATGGTGTCGATACCGGCGAGGAGCTCGCGGTCCAACATCTCCAGCAACTTCGCTTCGCCCGAGCGGTCTCCTAGCTGGGCGAGAGCAATCGCCGCGTTCCAGGAGGCATCTCGATCGAGATCCGACAGAGCCACCTGAAGACGAGGGATGGCGGCCTCGTCCCCGATGGCGCCGAGCGCGTAGATCGCCATTTTCCTCGCTCCGACGTCCTCATCGCCCACGCGGGCGACCAGTGCTCCCACCGCGCTGCGATCGCCGATGTTGCCGAGCGCCCAGCTGGCATAGAGACGAGTCGTGGCGTCTTTGTCCGACAAGGCCTCGATGAGCACCGGCGTCGCCAACTCATCG
This region of Vicinamibacteria bacterium genomic DNA includes:
- a CDS encoding ubiquinol-cytochrome c reductase iron-sulfur subunit — encoded protein: MAKDEQEQAEPVEEKPAKPSRKETKEVTRRQFNWLALAWTFFAASTAAGLTAMGRFMFPNVLTEPPSTFKVGFPSDFAVGVVDTRFKEKFRVWVVRNETEMYSLLAICTHLGCTPNWLEAENKFKCPCHGSGFYMSGINFEGPAPRPLERVAISLAEDGQVLIDIGRTFKQEAGQWSDPASFLPMA
- a CDS encoding HEAT repeat domain-containing protein, with the protein product MPRSMAKENDVGIEEDLSFGRTLVQFFVVPAVVVAICVGIFFFFAWLVSDEKTSVDYLNEIRAGSASRRWQAAFELSKIITLDSERSRMEGLVPEMIDAFEKAQGDDPRVRHYLALSLGNLGDELATPVLIEALSDKDATTRLYASWALGNIGDRSAVGALVARVGDEDVGARKMAIYALGAIGDEAAIPRLQVALSDLDRDASWNAAIALAQLGDRSGEAKLLEMLDRELLAGIDTMDDAQRLLTMESAIKASARLGGDRLTERLRAISDSDPHVGIRRTAIDALEGQKKPTP